A window of the Arachis duranensis cultivar V14167 chromosome 5, aradu.V14167.gnm2.J7QH, whole genome shotgun sequence genome harbors these coding sequences:
- the LOC107490331 gene encoding serine/threonine-protein kinase VPS15: protein MVGFSGDIKCENVLITSSNWLYLADFASFKPTYIPYDDPSDFSFFFDTGGRRLCYLAPERFYEHGGEMQVAQDSPLKPSMDIFAVGCVIAELFLEGQPLFELSQLLAYRRGQFDPSQHLEKIPDLGIRKMILHMIQIEPESRLSAEGYLKEYAAVVFPTYFSPFLHDFYRCWSPLHSDMRVLLCQSAFQEILKQMMNNNSSSDVKVTSGELLEEMVAKESVSFMKDSLIRREDIGKGLLHDHYSGILRDAKKNNIPSSPRDVTGSSPNSTFPENLKYLQSSGELLQTITNTFRGNGHPFLKNITLNDLNSLMSEYDNQSDTFGMPFLQLPKDSMRCEGMVLITSLLCSCIRNVKLPHLRRAAILLLRASALYIDDEDRLQRVVPYVIAMLSDPAAIVRCAALETLCDILPLVRDFPPSDAKIFPEYILPMLSMLPDDPEESVRICYASNISKLAVTAFGFFIHSISLSEAGVLDELSSLPKPSISSSQTSGKVKRINSDVQLVQLRKSIAEVVQELVMGPKQTPNIRRALLRDIGKLCFFFGVRQSNDFLLPILPAFLNDRDEQLRTVFYEKIVYVCFFVGQRSVEEYLLPYIEQALSDTTESVIVKALDCLTVLCKSGFFRKRILLQMIERAFPLLCYPSAWVRRSVVSFIAASSESLGAVDSYVFLAPVIRPFLRRQPTSLASERALLRCLKPPVSRQVFYEVLESSRSSDMLERQRKIWYSSSQSKLWEMDLLKKGIEELGSLKNLIDKQGTEAQQVVDTAAQRPGPNDSDKAEAKLRDMGAFIHNDTNMVGPRDPQSMEKLQFSGFMSPHFSGVKSMTYEKPSEGIPLYSFSMDRRGIGVPPAASDSPLQMNSLSVSSSAMPWVNPLNKSFNLASSVPAPKLFSGSFSISNGSKQFHRVVHEPDGKENETAYVNSTFQDVGLSANIKGNSNALEDATAQTDLSGFPSFSKTSVPDSGWRPRGVLVAHLQEHRSAVNDIAISADHSFFVSASDDSTVKIWDSKKLEKDISFRSRLTYHLEGSRALCAATLPSSAQVIIGASDGLIHMFSVDHISRGLGNLVEKYSGIADITKKDIKEGAIICILNCPLDNYNIMYSTQNCGIHLWDTRSNSSNWTLKSTPDEGYVSSLASGPCGNWFVSGSSRGVITLWDLRFLVPVNSWQYSLACPIEKICLFLPPNASPPSTARPLVYVAAGCNEVSLWNAENGSCHQVLRMANYDGDAEMSDLPWALARPSSKPTSQSDPRRNVNRKYGVDELNDPPPRLPGIRSLLPLPGGDLLTGGTDLKIRRWDHYSPDRSYCICGPNIKGVGNDDFYETKSSFGVQVVQETKRRPLTTKLTTKAILSAAATDPAGCHRDSVVSLASVKLNQRLLLSSGRDGAIKVWK, encoded by the exons ATGGTTGGCTTTTCAG GGGATATTAAGTGTGAGAATGTGCTGATTACATCCTCGAATTGGTTGTACCTTGCGGACTTTGCATCTTTCAAACCTACTTACATTCCATATGATGACCCAtcggatttttcttttttctttgacaCTGGTGGAAGAAGACTCTGTTATCTAGCACCCGAG CGATTTTACGAACATGGAGGGGAGATGCAGGTTGCACAAGATTCCCCTTTAAAGCCTTCTATGGATATATTTGCTGTCGG CTGTGTTATTGCAGAACTTTTCCTTGAGGGGCAACCGCTGTTTGAACTGTCTCAACTTCTGGCTTATCGTAGAGGGCAATTTGATCCAAGTCAGCATCTTGAAAAA ATACCAGACCTTGGAATCCGTAAGATGATACTACACATGATTCAGATAGAGCCAGAGTCTAGACTTTCTGCTGAAGGATATCTAAAGGAATATGCTGCAGTTGTATTCCCAACCTATTTTTCACCATTTCTGCATGATTTTTACCGCTGCTGGAGCCCTCTCCATTCTGATATGAGG GTTTTATTATGCCAAAGTGCTTTCCAGGAGATACTTAAACAAATGATGAACAACAATTCATCCAGTGATGTAAAAGTTACTTCTGGTGAACTTTTGGAAGAGATGGTTGCAAAAGAAAGTGTGAGTTTCATGAAGGACTCACTGATTAGGAGAGAGGACATAGGCAAAGgcttacttcatgatcattataGTGGCATACTGAGGGATgctaaaaagaataatattccATCTAGCCCCCGGGATGTGACTGGAAGTTCACCCAACTCTACCTTCCCtgaaaatctaaaatatctgCAATCTTCTGGTGAGCTGCTTCAGACTATTACCAATACGTTTCGAGGAAATGGCCATccctttttgaaaaatattactttaaatGATTTGAATTCTTTGATGTCTGAGTATGATAATCAATCGGATACATTTGGAATGCCTTTTCTGCAATTACCAAAGGATAGTATGAGATGTGAAGGCATGGTTTTGATAACATCTTTGCTTTGCTCCTGCATACGCAATGTCAAGTTGCCTCACCTGAGGAGAGCAGCCATTCTCTTGTTGAGGGCTTCCGCCTTATATATTGATGATGAGGATCGGTTGCAGCGTGTTGTCCCATATGTGATTGCAATGCTTTCAGATCCAGCAGCTATTGTGCGGTGTGCTGCTTTGGAGACTTTATGTGACATTCTGCCTTTAGTTCGGGATTTCCCTCCCAGTGATGCAAAGATATTTCCTGAGTATATTCTTCCAATGCTTTCTATGCTTCCTGATGATCCAGAGGAAAGTGTGAGAATATGCTATGCCAGCAACATTTCTAAGTTGGCAGTAACAGCTTTTGGATTCTTTATACATTCAATAAGCTTGAGTGAGGCAGGTGTTCTCGATGAATTGAGCTCGCTGCCAAAGCCATCAATATCATCCAGTCAGACCTCTGGAAAAGTCAAGAGGATAAATAGTGATGTTCAACTTGTGCAGCTTAGGAAATCAATTGCAGAAGTTGTCCAAGAACTTGTAATGGGACCAAAGCAAACACCAAATATTAGGAGAGCACTTCTTCGTGACATTGGTAAACTATGCTTTTTCTTTGGTGTGAGACAGAGTAATGACTTTCTCTTACCTATCCTGCCTGCCTTCTTAAATGACCGAGATGAGCAGTTAAGGACAGTATTCTATGAGAAGATTGTTTATGTCTGTTTTTTCGTGGGCCAAAGAAGTGTAGAAGAATATCTATTGCCTTACATTGAGCAGGCTTTAAGTGACACAACAGAATCTGTCATTGTTAAAGCCTTAGATTGTCTGACTGTTCTTTGCAAAAGTGGGTTCTTCCGGAAAAGGATACTGCTTCAAATGATAGAGCGTGCCTTTCCTTTATTGTGTTACCCTAGTGCATGGGTACGAAGATCAGTTGTCTCTTTCATTGCTGCTAGCAGTGAGAGCTTGGGTGCAGTAGATTCTTATGTTTTCCTGGCTCCTGTTATACGGCCTTTCCTCCGTAGACAACCCACATCTCTTGCTTCAGAGAGGGCTCTTTTGCGATGTTTGAAACCTCCTGTTTCAAGACAGGTTTTTTATGAAGTTTTGGAGAGCTCCAGGAGTTCAGACATGCtagaaaggcagaggaagattTGGTATAGTTCATCACAATCTAAACTATGGGAAATGGATCTACTTAAAAAGGGAATTGAAGAGTTGGGCTCATTAAAGAACTTGATTGACAAACAAGGTACTGAGGCTCAACAAGTTGTTGACACTGCTGCCCAACGTCCAGGGCCAAATGATTCTGACAAAGCTGAGGCAAAATTAAGAGATATGGGGGCCTTTATCCATAACGATACCAATATGGTGGGACCTCGTGATCCTCAATCCATGGAGAAGTTACAGTTTTCAGGATTTATGTCACCACATTTTAGTGGTGTAAAGAGTATGACATATGAAAAGCCGTCAGAAGGAATACCTTTGTACTCCTTTAGCATGGACAGACGGGGAATAGGAGTCCCTCCCGCAGCATCTGATTCTCCACTGCAGATGAATTCTCTGAGTGTCAGTTCATCTGCTATGCCTTGGGTTAATCCACTTAATAAGTCCTTTAATTTAGCTAGTTCAGTTCCAGCACCAAAGCTCTTTTCAGGTTCATTTAGCATCAGCAATGGTTCTAAACAGTTTCATCGAGTGGTACATGAACCAGATGGCAAGGAGAATGAAACAGCCTATGTTAATAGTACATTTCAAGATGTGGGATTATCTGCTAATATTAAAGGCAATTCAAATGCACTTGAAGATGCAACTGCCCAAACTGATCTATCAGGATTTCCATCTTTTTCTAAAACATCTGTTCCGGATTCTGGCTGGAGGCCTCGAGGGGTGCTGGTTGCACATCTGCAGGAACACCGTTCAGCAGTAAATGACATAGCAATTTCTGCTGATCATAGTTTCTTCGTGAGTGCTTCCGATGATTCCACAGTGAAGATTTGGGATTCCAAAAAGCTAGAGAAGGACATATCGTTCAGGTCAAGGCTAACATATCACTTGGAGGGAAGCCGTGCACTATGTGCAGCAACACTTCCCAGTTCTGCGCAGGTAATAATCGGAGCATCTGATGGACTAATTCATATGTTTTCTGTTGATCATATTTCAAGAGGTCTAGGAAATCTTGTTGAGAAGTATTCTGGTATTGCTGATATCACAAAGAAGGATATCAAGGAAGGTGCCATAATCTGCATTTTGAATTGCCCCTTGGATAATTACAACATTATGTATAGCACCCAGAATTGTGGCATTCATCTGTGGGATACTAGGTCAAATTCCAGTAACTGGACCCTGAAATCTACTCCTGACGAGGGTTATGTTTCTTCTCTGGCATCTGGGCCGTGTGGTAATTGGTTTGTATCAGGGTCATCCAGGGGTGTAATCACTCTCTGGGATCTGAGGTTTCTTGTGCCTGTTAACTCTTGGCAGTATTCTCTTGCTTGCCCTATAGAAAAGATATGCCTCTTTCTTCCTCCAAATGCTTCTCCGCCTTCAACTGCTAGACCCCTTGTGTATGTTGCTGCTGGTTGCAATGAAGTTTCTCTTTGGAATGCAGAGAACGGTAGCTGCCACCAG GTATTGAGGATGGCCAATTATGACGGTGATGCAGAAATGTCTGATCTTCCTTGGGCCTTGGCCAGGCCTTCAAGTAAGCCTACTTCTCAATCAGATCCAAGACGAAATGTTAATCGCAAGTATGGAGTTGATGAGCTGAATGATCCTCCTCCTCGTCTTCCTGGAATCCGTTCATTACTTCCCTTGCCTGGGGGTGATTTATTGACTGGAGGCACTGATTTAAAGATACGTCGATGGGATCATTACAG TCCTGACAGAAGTTACTGTATCTGTGGACCAAACATTAAAGGTGTTGGGAATGATGACTTTTATGAAACAAAATCTAGTTTTGGAGTGCAAGTTGTACAG GAGACGAAGAGACGCCCTCTTACAACCAAACTGACGACGAAGGCAATTCTATCTGCGGCTGCCACTGATCCTGCCGGTTGCCATCGTGATTCTGTTGTTTCCCTGGCTTCTGTTAAGTTAAACCAGAGACTTTTATTATCAAGTGGTAGAGATGGGGCCATCAAAGTTTGGAAGTAA